The genomic window GCACTCTGCGCAGGTAATGGACTTCGTCTTGCTTGAGAGATAACAAATGGTCAGAAGCAGTGATTGCATCAAACCGCTGCGATTCAACCAAAAGGCGCCTGAGCTCAGCCAAGAGACTGCCTAGGCCTCCACAGGGAAGATGCTGTCGGGATGGGGCTCAACAGGCCAGTCATCATTGACACCACCAATCAACACTTCATCCAACTGCACCACATCGGAGTCAATTTGTTGGAGAGCGTTGATCAAGACATCAAGTGCTACAGCATCACTTGTACCAAGATCAACCCAACAACGTGCCCAGCAGCCTTGATATTCCAACTGGCCCATGTTGTGCATCAGCGCAGGGATCACGGATCTGGCGTCTTCATTGTCGTAAGTGATCCAGCTGAGATCAGCACCTTCCTCATGGACTTGTAGGTTCTCAGCATTAAATCCACCCAAACGGCCAATCACGTACCAACTATCAAAGATGCCATCGACGTAATTTTGCTCACCCTGGCTTGGTACATCGGCAAAGTGAAGCCATAGCCAACAGTTGAATGGATCAACCTCGCGGAAACGAACGTCCATGAAAGCTCGACGATGGCTGCATCATCGCGGCATTCGACAGATCCGTCTGCATAAGCAAGCATTCATCAATCAAATTGGAGGATCATTAGCTGCTGTGAGCAGAGAAGTGAGGTGCTCATGCTGGAGCTGAAAGACATTCAATACCGTCCCTCAACATCTGAAGAACCTGTGTTGCAGGGAGTTGATCTCCTTGCTCATGCGAGCCAACCCGTTGTAATAGCTGGCGCTAGTGGAAGTGGCAAAACCAGTCTGCTAGAGGTGATCAGTGGACTTGCAAGTGCTCAACAAGGCGCCATTTACTGGGAACACAAACCCTTAAATCAGCGTCAACGACGCTGGATGTGTGGGGTCGTCTTTCAATTCCCAGAGCGGCACTTTCTTGGTTTAACTGTTGCCCAGGAGCTGCGCTTAGGGCATCGGCGACTCACCAGTGTGGAACAAACACAAGCGCTACAAAAGGTGGGACTGGCTCAAATCGACATGAAGCAAGCACCGGAACGTCTCAGTGGAGGTCAACAACGACGGCTTGCCCTTGCTGTTCAGTTGCTGCGCAAGCCAACCATTTTGCTGCTTGATGAACCCACCGCCGGGCTTGATTGGTCAGTACGTGATGAGGTATTAGAACTGCTTTCCAAGCTTGCACGAGAACAGTTGTTAATCGTGGCCACTCATGAGCCAGAACTCTTTGTGGGCTTGTCAAGTGCAGCGTATCGGCTCGATTCAGGTCGGCTTCATAAGCTGCCTCAATAACTCTCAATCAACTTAGATAACTAGCTGCCTTCGCAATCGAAAGTCACAGAAAAGCAATTCACAATGGCCAACCATTGATAAGTAACGCTTCAAAAGTGAATGGGGTCAGCGATCTATAAATATGTCTTGATCTTTAAATCAATAGGTAGTTGTTGAAGTTAAAAAAATTACTTCCAAGACGGCTTGAGGGCCGACAAGTATTGCAACACTAAGTCTTTTTGCTGAAGAACTCAAAAGCATTCTTCAGGAAGCTCGCAATATAGAATCAAACAACAATTCAAAAGGAATATTTAATTGCTGGCAAAAGTAAATCAAGAGCTTTTTATCAGTTAATTATATCGAGAAAGCAAGCCATTGTTCGCATGGGTCTTATCTACTCAATCCAAAAGGAG from Prochlorococcus marinus str. MIT 9313 includes these protein-coding regions:
- a CDS encoding DUF3531 family protein, translated to MDVRFREVDPFNCWLWLHFADVPSQGEQNYVDGIFDSWYVIGRLGGFNAENLQVHEEGADLSWITYDNEDARSVIPALMHNMGQLEYQGCWARCWVDLGTSDAVALDVLINALQQIDSDVVQLDEVLIGGVNDDWPVEPHPDSIFPVEA
- a CDS encoding ABC transporter ATP-binding protein: MLELKDIQYRPSTSEEPVLQGVDLLAHASQPVVIAGASGSGKTSLLEVISGLASAQQGAIYWEHKPLNQRQRRWMCGVVFQFPERHFLGLTVAQELRLGHRRLTSVEQTQALQKVGLAQIDMKQAPERLSGGQQRRLALAVQLLRKPTILLLDEPTAGLDWSVRDEVLELLSKLAREQLLIVATHEPELFVGLSSAAYRLDSGRLHKLPQ